From the Pseudomonas sp. VD-NE ins genome, the window TTGGGCCGTGCTCGACGCCGATCACCTGCAGCCGATAGTGATCTTCGGGCGCCAGGAAGCGATTGGCCTCGGCGAACACATCCATGGGGCCGCTGACGTCCAGCGACTGCACGCCTGCGAACACCACAATGGCGACGGTTTTGTTCATGCCTGTGGATTCCCTTTCAAGAGCAAAAGATCGCAGCCTACGGCAGCTCCTACAGGAAATGTGAACAACTGTAGGAGCTGCCGCAGGCTGCGATCTTTTTAGCTTGGCACGATTTGCAGGTGGATTGGCAAGGATCGCAGCCATGCATCGATTGTCCGGTTTCAGCCTCGGGCACAGACTTTCCCCATCAGCGCCACGACGGCGTTTTCGACGAGGAAACCGTTATGAGCAGCACCATCGCCGGCATCAAAATCCCCGACAGCGCCCTCGCCCGCGCCACCACCGAGTACATCCGCGACATCGAATCCGACCTGCTCTACCACCACTCACGCCGGGTATTTTTGTTCGGCGCACTGAGCGGTGAGCGCCAGCAACTGGCCTACGATCCGGAGTTGCTCTACATCGGCGCGATGTTCCATGACCTCGGCCTGGTCGAAGGTCATCGCAGCGCTGATGAGCGTTTCGAAGTAGACGGTGCTAACGCGGCGGCAGCGTTTCTCAAGCCGTACGGGTTGAGCGATGACGACATCGAGCAAGTCTGGCTGTCGATTGCCCTGCACACCACGCCGGGCGTGCCGAAGCATCTACGTCCGACCGTAGCGCTGGTCACCGCAGGCGTGGAGATGGACGTGCTGGGCATGGATTACGCGGCGTTCAGCACTGTGCAGCGCGAAGCGGTGGTGCATGCGCACCCGCGTGGGGAAGGTTTCAAAGAGTGCATCATCTGCGCGTTTGCCGATGGCTTGCGCCATCGTCCGCAGACCACGTTTGGCAACGTGAAGACCGATGTGCTGAAGGATCAGGAGCCAGGGTTCAAGCCGATGAACTTCGTCGAAGTCATCCGCCAATCTCCCTGGACTGCCTAAAACCAAATGTGGGAGCGAGCCTGCTCGCGAAAGCGGTGTGTCAGCCAACATTTGAGTCGACTGACACTCCGTCTTCGCGAGCAGGCTCGCTCCCACATTGGGATTCGGGTTGACCTAGAGATTGAGGCCAACCCGATATTGCTTACGCCGCTTCCGGCGCCGGTGCGCGGCGCACGTCCGGCTGCTTCCACGAATCGGCTG encodes:
- a CDS encoding HD domain-containing protein produces the protein MSSTIAGIKIPDSALARATTEYIRDIESDLLYHHSRRVFLFGALSGERQQLAYDPELLYIGAMFHDLGLVEGHRSADERFEVDGANAAAAFLKPYGLSDDDIEQVWLSIALHTTPGVPKHLRPTVALVTAGVEMDVLGMDYAAFSTVQREAVVHAHPRGEGFKECIICAFADGLRHRPQTTFGNVKTDVLKDQEPGFKPMNFVEVIRQSPWTA